The DNA sequence GTCTATGTCAATTCCATAGCGCTTTTTGAAATGTATCTTGCTTACACCTTCAAGGCGGCGCAATCCGAGGAACATTTCTTCTTCAATTTCCTCTTTACGACCGATTTTTTCTACTTGTAGAACCGGATTCCCTGAAGCCGAGGCTTCTTTTATATAAGCAGGAATCGGACGTATGTTGACAACACGTTTCCCTGGCAAGTAGCCGTGGCTGCCTGCCCCAAAGCCGTAATAGTATTCATTGCTCCAGTATGTCAAGTTATGACGGCTTTCAAACCCCGGTTTTGAGAAATTGCTGATTTCATATTGTCTGTATCCACTTTTCGCCATTTCTCGACGCAAGAGTTCATACATTTCCGCTTCTTCTTCATTCGAAGGACGGTGGAGCTGACCTTGACGGTGCATATTATAGAAAACGGTTTTCGGCTCAATTTGCAATGAATAGGTAGAGTAGTGCGGCAATTTGAACTGGAGTGCCTCATCAAGGGTTTTATGAAAATGTTCGACAGTCTGATGTGGCAAAGCATAAATCAAATCAAGGCTCACATTGTCCAATCCCGTCCGGATAAGTGAGTTGATCGTGTTGTATACATCAGCCTTTTTATGCAGTCGCCCTAACTGTTCAAGCATCGCATCGTCAAATACTTGTACCCCAAGAGAGACTCGGTCAATACCACGGTTTTTCAAAAGTTCCATTTTGTCTCCGTCAAACTCTCCCGGATTTCCTTCAATGGAAAACTCAATACAATTAGATAGATCAAAGTGGGCATCTATGATATCCATTAATTTATCCAGCTGCTTAAGAGTAAGTGCCGTTGGTGTACCACCGCCAATAAAGATTGTGCGTGGTTTCAGTTTTTCCCCTTGAAGTGAAGTGGCAATCTCTTTCTCCAAGGCAAGCAAATAATCATCTGCAAGCTGTTCATCGTAGAAAAACTTGACGAAATCACAGTAATGGCAGATTTTCTGACAAAACGGAATATGGATATATGCCGACTGGATCATGGTGTTTCACTCCTTGAATGAAATAAGGAAAACGAGCTTAAGGGGAACCCCAGCTCGTTTTCATGCAACAGTTCTATTTATCGTCGTCCATTTTAAGTACTGCCATAAACGCTTCTTGTGGAACTTCTACTGAGCCAACCATCTTCATCCGCTTCTTTCCTTCTTTTTGCTTCTCAAGCAATTTGCGCTTTCGGGAAATGTCCCCACCGTAACATTTGGCAAGTACGTTTTTACGGATTGCTTTAATGTTTGAACGTGAGACAATCTTTTGGCCAATTGCAGCCTGTACCGGAACTTCGAATTGCTGGCGCGGAATCAATTGTTTTAGTTTCTCAACAATTTGCTTACCGCGTTCATGAGAGAAATCTTTATGAACAATGAAAGAAAGGGCATCGATTTTTTCGGCATTAAGCAGAATGTCCATCTTGACAAGATTGGAAGCTCGGTAGCCGATCAACTCATAGTCAAATGAAGCATAGCCTTTCGTCTGGGACTTAAGTTGGTCGAAGAAGTCATAGACAATCTCTGATAGCGGAATATGATAAATGACATTTACCCGGATATCATCGAGATATTCCATATCGACGAACTGTCCGCGTTTTTTCTGAGAAAGCTCCATCACTGTTCCGACATAATCATTCGGCACCATGATGCTTGCCTTCACGTAAGGCTCCCGTACTTCTTCAATGGAAACCTGATCAGGCATCATTGACGGGTTGTCGATCTTAAGCACTTCGCCGTCAGTCTTGACCACTTCATAAATTACACTTGGTGCTGTTGTAATTAGGTCAATATTAAATTCGCGCTCAATCCGCTCCTGAATAATTTCCATATGAAGAAGGCCGAGGAACCCACAACGGAAACCAAATCCGAGCGCCTGAGATGTCTCTGGTTCATATTCTAGAGAAGAGTCATTCAGCTCCAGGCGTTCAAGCGCTTCTCGCAAATCATTATATCTATTGGAATCGACAGGATACAATCCGCAGAATACCATCGGATTCAGTTTCCGGTAACCGGCGAGCGGTTCAGTCGCACTATTTTTGGCAAATGTGATCGTATCACCAACACGTGTGTCTCCAACATTTTTAATAGCTGCAGCAAGATACCCAACATCACCGACAGAGAGTTCTTTTTTAGGCAGGGGATTCGGTGTGAACACGCCGACCTCGTTCACTTCAAATTCTTTGCCTGTTGCCATCATTCTTATCTTGTCCCCGACCTTAACTGTGCCTTCTTTGACACATGTATAGGCAATAACTCCACGATATTGGTCATAGAGCGAGTCGAAAATAAGTCCTTTTAGCGGCGCTTTTGCATCTCCCTCAGGAGCAGGGATACGTTCCACAACTGCCTCGAGAATATCTTCAATTCCGATATTTGCTTTAGCGGAAGCAAGGATGACGTCATCCGGATCTATGCCGATTACATCTTCAAGTTCCTTTTTCACACGTTCAGGATCAGCATTCGGCAAGTCAATTTTATTTATGACTGGAATGATTTCCAAGTCGTTATCGAGCGCAAGATAAACGTTCGCAAGTGTTTGCGCTTCAATCCCCTGAGCGGCGTCAACAACGAGAATCGCCCCTTCACAGGCTGCTAGGCTTCGTGAAACTTCATATGTAAAGTCGACGTGCCCAGGTGTATCGATCAAGTGGAATGTATATTGTTCTCCATTCTTGCTGTCATACTTAAGTTGGACCGCGTTCAACTTGATTGTAATTCCACGCTCTCTCTCAAGGTCCATCGCATCCAACATCTGATCTTTCATTTCACGTTTCGTCAAAGCTTTTGTATTTTCTAATATCCGGTCAGCAAGCGTCGATTTCCCATGGTCAATATGAGCGATAATCGAAAAATTGCGGACGTTCTTTTGGTTATCTGCCATGAAGCGGTTCACTCCCAATTGTTCTGTTTCTCCAAAGAGGGAAAATGCCCAAAATGCCCGAAGCCCATGCATCGCTGCACGGGCTTCTAGGGCACTGTTCCAGTTCGCTCTTTCAGCTAGATTTGATTATAGCAATAGAGGCTGTCAGTTTCAACAATTATCAAGCTATCTAAAAGAGTAGACTGGCAATACTGTATAGGAAATTGACGATGACATTGTACATTACTGACACAGCTCGTTCCATCACTGAAGCCGTTTTATTTGTGAGCAGTCCTTCTGATTGTTCCGGAACTTGCTCCACAGGGAGGAAAACTGGGTCTGACTCAGCCTGCATTTCCGTTTCTGGCAATATCGGCAGATCAGTTTGAGGTGTTTCTTGCTGAATTTCAAATTTTTGCTGAGCTTCCTCGTCAGAAGTCTTTCCTCCTGCCGTATGCATGCCCATGAAAAAAACTGCGAGAAACAGCCCAAACCATAAAAGACCTTTCTTCATCCTCCCTGCCCCTTTCCAATCCTATTTCGCGTTTACTTTCTCTGCATTCCAGTAATATTCACTGAAGACCTCAGCGAGTACATCTGCTGTACGATATACTTCATCCAGACTATTTTCATAGCCGCCAATCTCTACAAGAACTGCGTTGCCGGACAAGTCCTGATTGAAGATACCGTTTGTCCCGGCTCCGGCCTTTTGAATAACACCACGGCTCAAACCTTTATATTTTTCCTCAAGCTTATAGTGCAATTTAGTCGCTAGACGAAGGTTTTTCTCATAATTCGGATGATCTGCTCCCACAACAAACATGATTTGTCCGTAACCTTTTCCTTTGATCGTTTTCGTCGTATGCTGACGAGGCAAGCTGTCCCGGTGGATATCAAAAATGTATTCCAAGTCTTTGTTGCCTGAGACCGCAGCCTCGACAACACTCCTTGAAGCCGCATATGACTGACCATATCCCCAGCCACGTTTGTTCAAGATACTCATAAAGTCACTGTTATCACGTGCTGTCCCAAGTCCGTTCTCCTGCAAGCGTTTCTCAAAACGTGCACTTACTTTAGATATGTTTACTGATTTATGATAAGCTTCATCCGGTTTTGTAGAGCTTGGCATCTGCGGAAGGAATGCTTCCCTATTATGCGTATTGTAAATGAAAGCGACCTTTCGATTGCCTGTCGTTTGCTTCGCTTTTTTCGGTTCTTCTTTCTTCACTTCTTTTTCCTCATCTTCATCTCCACTAATTGCATGGCGGTCTTTCAGCACTTCATCGAGCGGCGGTGAAGATTCCAATGTAAGGTTCGCATAGTCCGTCCCTTCACCGGCTACGATGATTTTACTGCCGAAAGAGTCAAAGCCCGGCAACTCTTGACCGAGGAGACTTCGTGGATCACTCGGTTTAATATTCGTCATTATATGAAACAGGGTAGTCGACACTTTCGGCAGCTCTTTTTCTTTTGGATATGCCTCCTGGAACCCCCGGTTTTCCATTCCCATCAAGTAAAGAAAAGACGAACTGTCAATATCGCTTGTCCACCTGCTGATTGTTTCAGATGATAATCGATATGCCGGAGCTATCGTTGTTAGCAACCCAATAAGGAAGAACAGCACTGCAATACAAATGATATAAATGCCACTCTTCCTGTAAAATAGCGAAAACCCGCCAAATCGCTTGTTCAACATCGGTTCCACCCTTCCCCTGCGGCTAGCTATATATCAACTCTATGAACGCAGAAGAAGAGATAGAACAGACTATTTATTTTTTAATAGAGAACTTTAGCGTGTATATCCAGATGATTCATCAGCCGCAATTTTTCCATGAAGGGCTGCATTGATTCCAGCGGCAATTACATGAGACATATCTTCCATGAAACCATCTACTTCCTTTGGAGTCACAATTAAATTATGATCGATTGGTCCGAGCACTTCCCTAACAAGCTCCCGTTTTTCATTATCCGAGAGGGTACCGACCATTCCCATGAATACCTGGCGTTTATCCATATCAGGCATATCGTCGTCAGTCAATTTTTCCTTACCGAAGTGAAATCCACCTGGCACAAGAGATTGTGATGGTTTGTTGTCATTTTCCCATGTTCGTCCAAGATACTTCAGCAAATCGTCCATTGTGTCACTCGCTATAGTAGCTGCATCGACAACAGTCGGAACTCCGAGAGCGAAGACCGGAACACCAAGGGTCTCTTTTGAAATAGCCTTACGTTTATTACCAATCCCGGAGCCTGGATGGATGCCTGCATTGGACAGCTGAATCGTTTCGTTAAGCCGCTCAACAGCTCGTGCAGCGAGCGCATCAATTGCAATGATAAAGTCCGGCTTGAACTTTTCAGCTATACCGAAAATGATATCGCTCGTTTCCATTCCTGTAAGTCCCATAACACCTGGGGAAACAGCAGCAACGGGACGGTAATCTCCATGAACTGTTTCTACTTCCAATTCAAATAAATGATTCGTTACGAGCACTTGTTCAATTGTCATCGGACCAAGCGCGTCCGGAGTCACTTGCCAATTACCGAGCCCTACGACAAGTCCTTTCATCCCTTTCTCTATCCCTGACTCTTCCAACAGCTTGCCTATTTCTTCAGCAAGTACTTTACTAGCCATCTGTTGCCTGTCCGTATCCTGGCGTTTTACACTATCTGTGTAGATTGTTACGTATGTGCCCGGCTGCTTTCCGATATCGACTGAGGCATCAGACGTAATTTTCACTGTGCTGACCTTTACCCCGCCTCTGTTTTCTTCGGTGGATATGATCCCTTTTTTATCAAGTGAATCCCCACTTTTTTCCACAATCATATCTCTCGCTTCTACAGCCAGATCCGTTCTCGGGGAAAAATGCCCTTTCTTTTCCATGTGATCGCCTCCATTTGTCCAAAAGGTTTTTACAAATATTGTTTGCAATGTGATTGTGATTCATTCATAAGGAGAAAAAGTATTGAAAAGATAGCGCCCGTTTGGTAAAATACTCTTGTTCATCTAAAGTGAACGGATGATTGGGAGGTGAAATCATGGCTAACATTAAATCAGCTATCAAACGCGTTGGAGTTAACCGCAAAAAGCATGACTTGAACCAGTCTTACAAATCTGCTATGCGTACTGAAATCAAACGTGTAGAAAAGCTTATTGAGGCTAATGACGTTGAGAACGCTAAAACAGCTCTTAAAACAACGATCAAGAAAATCGATAAAGCAATTCAAAAAGGCATCATTCACCGCAACACAGGTGACCGTCAAAAGTCACGTTTGTCTAAAAAAGTGAATAGCTTGAGCGCCTAATTGCACAAAAAACGATCCTGCATTTGCATGGATCGTTTTTTCTTGTTTTTATGCTTTTTTAATTATGTCATAAAGCAGCAGTTCGAAGGCAAGCCTTTTATCCATCAGCCCCTGTTTCATCCTTACATCCGTTTCAGTGAATTTTTGGATTATCCGCTCCAGCTGTCCAACCGAGAAGGAACGCTCTCTGGAGGCTGCGATTTTCACTACATAGGGATGGACTCCGAGCTGCTTCTGCATTTGCTGCTGGGAATATCCTTTTGCCTTCATCAGCTTTACTCGAAGAATCGTCCTGAACTGGAAAGCAAGCAGACCGAGCAGTGCAATCGGTTCTTCCTTCATCTTCTCTAGCTCTTGGAATATTCGCAAAGCGCCATTCAGATCTTTGTCAATCACCTTATCAACGAGCCCGATCGCCGTACTGTTCGTTGTTTTGGCAATTAGCTTTTCTGCAAGCTCTTTCGTTATGACTTTGTCTTCCCCTGCATACAAGGCCATCTTCTGTATTTCATTTTCAAGCATGCGCAAATTGCTTCCAAGTTCGACTTCAAAAATTTCATAAGCTGCCTTTTCAATAACGATATTATGCTCTTTGGCAATCTGGTCAATCCATGGGCCAATCTGCTGTTCTTTGACCGGGTGGCATTCTGCAACAACTGCATGTTTTTTTAAGAGTTTCACGATCTTTTTACGTTCATCCAGCTTTTCATATGGGGCTGTAAGTACAAGTACACTGTAGGGAACAGGAGCTTCAAGGTACTGCTCCAATTTGGCGACATCATGCTCAAACGGAAGCTTATCTCCACTAGCCTTCAGGAATCCAGGGTTATTGGCAAGAACCAATTTTCTTTCAGAAAAGAAAGGATACGTTTCAGCGTCACCAACAGCCGATTCAATCGGTGTTTCTTCCAAATCATAGACAGAAATATCTCTCTCCTCATCGTCCCGGAATATAAGCCCTTCAATAGCCGTTTTAATATTCTGGGCAAAATAAGGTTCTGTTCCATATATAAGATAGACAGGCGCAACTTCTTTCTTTTTCAGCCTGTTCATTATTTCAAGATAAGACATGATTCCACTCCCGCTCAAATAGATGCTTCCATTATACAGTAAAATGAGCAAAATGGTTATGGTGCGGAAGAGTTCCTGACTCTTC is a window from the Aciduricibacillus chroicocephali genome containing:
- the hemW gene encoding radical SAM family heme chaperone HemW; the encoded protein is MIQSAYIHIPFCQKICHYCDFVKFFYDEQLADDYLLALEKEIATSLQGEKLKPRTIFIGGGTPTALTLKQLDKLMDIIDAHFDLSNCIEFSIEGNPGEFDGDKMELLKNRGIDRVSLGVQVFDDAMLEQLGRLHKKADVYNTINSLIRTGLDNVSLDLIYALPHQTVEHFHKTLDEALQFKLPHYSTYSLQIEPKTVFYNMHRQGQLHRPSNEEEAEMYELLRREMAKSGYRQYEISNFSKPGFESRHNLTYWSNEYYYGFGAGSHGYLPGKRVVNIRPIPAYIKEASASGNPVLQVEKIGRKEEIEEEMFLGLRRLEGVSKIHFKKRYGIDIDDLYREEIEYLQRKGWLRETADHIHLTDDGILFGNEAMAEFLLDETKMKKVHSR
- the lepA gene encoding translation elongation factor 4, with amino-acid sequence MADNQKNVRNFSIIAHIDHGKSTLADRILENTKALTKREMKDQMLDAMDLERERGITIKLNAVQLKYDSKNGEQYTFHLIDTPGHVDFTYEVSRSLAACEGAILVVDAAQGIEAQTLANVYLALDNDLEIIPVINKIDLPNADPERVKKELEDVIGIDPDDVILASAKANIGIEDILEAVVERIPAPEGDAKAPLKGLIFDSLYDQYRGVIAYTCVKEGTVKVGDKIRMMATGKEFEVNEVGVFTPNPLPKKELSVGDVGYLAAAIKNVGDTRVGDTITFAKNSATEPLAGYRKLNPMVFCGLYPVDSNRYNDLREALERLELNDSSLEYEPETSQALGFGFRCGFLGLLHMEIIQERIEREFNIDLITTAPSVIYEVVKTDGEVLKIDNPSMMPDQVSIEEVREPYVKASIMVPNDYVGTVMELSQKKRGQFVDMEYLDDIRVNVIYHIPLSEIVYDFFDQLKSQTKGYASFDYELIGYRASNLVKMDILLNAEKIDALSFIVHKDFSHERGKQIVEKLKQLIPRQQFEVPVQAAIGQKIVSRSNIKAIRKNVLAKCYGGDISRKRKLLEKQKEGKKRMKMVGSVEVPQEAFMAVLKMDDDK
- the spoIIP gene encoding stage II sporulation protein P, which gives rise to MLNKRFGGFSLFYRKSGIYIICIAVLFFLIGLLTTIAPAYRLSSETISRWTSDIDSSSFLYLMGMENRGFQEAYPKEKELPKVSTTLFHIMTNIKPSDPRSLLGQELPGFDSFGSKIIVAGEGTDYANLTLESSPPLDEVLKDRHAISGDEDEEKEVKKEEPKKAKQTTGNRKVAFIYNTHNREAFLPQMPSSTKPDEAYHKSVNISKVSARFEKRLQENGLGTARDNSDFMSILNKRGWGYGQSYAASRSVVEAAVSGNKDLEYIFDIHRDSLPRQHTTKTIKGKGYGQIMFVVGADHPNYEKNLRLATKLHYKLEEKYKGLSRGVIQKAGAGTNGIFNQDLSGNAVLVEIGGYENSLDEVYRTADVLAEVFSEYYWNAEKVNAK
- the gpr gene encoding GPR endopeptidase — encoded protein: MEKKGHFSPRTDLAVEARDMIVEKSGDSLDKKGIISTEENRGGVKVSTVKITSDASVDIGKQPGTYVTIYTDSVKRQDTDRQQMASKVLAEEIGKLLEESGIEKGMKGLVVGLGNWQVTPDALGPMTIEQVLVTNHLFELEVETVHGDYRPVAAVSPGVMGLTGMETSDIIFGIAEKFKPDFIIAIDALAARAVERLNETIQLSNAGIHPGSGIGNKRKAISKETLGVPVFALGVPTVVDAATIASDTMDDLLKYLGRTWENDNKPSQSLVPGGFHFGKEKLTDDDMPDMDKRQVFMGMVGTLSDNEKRELVREVLGPIDHNLIVTPKEVDGFMEDMSHVIAAGINAALHGKIAADESSGYTR
- the rpsT gene encoding 30S ribosomal protein S20, whose amino-acid sequence is MANIKSAIKRVGVNRKKHDLNQSYKSAMRTEIKRVEKLIEANDVENAKTALKTTIKKIDKAIQKGIIHRNTGDRQKSRLSKKVNSLSA
- the holA gene encoding DNA polymerase III subunit delta — translated: MSYLEIMNRLKKKEVAPVYLIYGTEPYFAQNIKTAIEGLIFRDDEERDISVYDLEETPIESAVGDAETYPFFSERKLVLANNPGFLKASGDKLPFEHDVAKLEQYLEAPVPYSVLVLTAPYEKLDERKKIVKLLKKHAVVAECHPVKEQQIGPWIDQIAKEHNIVIEKAAYEIFEVELGSNLRMLENEIQKMALYAGEDKVITKELAEKLIAKTTNSTAIGLVDKVIDKDLNGALRIFQELEKMKEEPIALLGLLAFQFRTILRVKLMKAKGYSQQQMQKQLGVHPYVVKIAASRERSFSVGQLERIIQKFTETDVRMKQGLMDKRLAFELLLYDIIKKA